One stretch of Danio rerio strain Tuebingen ecotype United States chromosome 6, GRCz12tu, whole genome shotgun sequence DNA includes these proteins:
- the bin1b gene encoding myc box-dependent-interacting protein 1b isoform X14, which translates to MAEVGKGVNAGKLASNVQKRLTRAQEKVMQKLGKADETKDTAFEEQVANFNKQMNEGTKLQKDLKAYLLAVKTMHECSKRLHDCLAEMYDPEWFGKEEVDSIAEDTDLLWQDFHEKLLDNAVISMDAYLAQFPDIKARIAKRERKLVDFDSARHHFASVQKGKKKDEAKIAKAEEDLGRAQKVFEEINYDLQEELPTLWNSRVGLYVNTFRSVSGLEETFHRDMGKLNQNLSDIMTKLEEQRVAKKGVTTASTGKSDDAANHNQETSDAPKSPSKPREVPPVSRPPRPASSQEVKPDKIINLFEDAEVSDSNTTTQPEQPAHSPAVSPSQRWDSDNEADAQPHGQPYAAPEWDDDVTPAVQSYEPPSWDEQDGAPAQSGWDGQTAAPAQPDWEDEHWDEEGSQVGQVQDTETNWANDAAQDWEAESEPPQWEELQSNEAPTVTNGSSDTELPPSVLFKVKTMHDYSATDSDELDLKAGDIVLVLPFANPDEADDGWLMGVKESHWLQNKNLLAKGVFPENFTQKL; encoded by the exons GTGATGCAGAAACTGGGAAAGGCGGATGAAACCAAAGACACAGCCTTTGAGGAGCAAGTAGCCAACTTTAACAAACAGATG AACGAGGGCACCAAACTGCAGAAAGACTTGAAAGCGTATTTGCTGGCAGTCAAAA CAATGCACGAGTGTTCCAAGCGTCTGCACGACTGTCTGGCAGAAATGTATGACCCTGAGTGGTTTGGCAAAGAGGAGGTGGACTCCATCGCAGAG GACACTGACCTCCTGTGGCAAGATTTCCACGAGAAGCTTTTGGACAATGCTGTAATTTCCATGGACGCATACTTGGCTCAGTTTCCAGATATAAAG GCTCGCATTGCAAAGCGTGAAAGGAAGCTGGTGGACTTTGACAGTGCCAGACATCATTTTGCCTCTGTACAAAAAGGCAAGAAAAAGGACGAGGCCAAAATTGCCAAG GCTGAGGAAGACTTGGGCAGAGCTCAGAAAGTGTTTGAGGAGATCAATTATGATCTCCAGGAGGAACTTCCCACCCTGTGGAACAG TCGTGTTGGCCTCTATGTTAACACATTCCGGAGTGTGTCTGGCCTGGAGGAAACATTTCACAGGGACATGGGCAAA CTGAACCAGAATCTGAGTGATATTATGACCAAACTGGAAGAGCAGCGTGTTGCCAA AAAAGGTGTCACGACAGCAAGCACTGGGAAGAG tgacgaTGCAGCAAACCACAATCAGGAGACGTCAGATGCACCTAAATCTCCATCAAAG CCCAGAGAAGTACCGCCGGTCTCTCGACCACCCAGACCGGCTTCATCTCAGGAGGTGAAACCGGACAAGATCATTAACCTGTTTGAGGATGCAGAAGTGTCTGACAGTAACACCACAACACAACCTGAACAG CCCGCTCACAGCCCCGCCGTCAGTCCCTCTCAGCGGTGGGATTCAGATAACGAAGCCGATGCGCAACCTCACGGTCAGCCGTATGCTGCTCCTGAATGGGATGATGATGTCACTCCTGCTGTCCAGTCGTATGAACCTCCTAGCTGGGACGAACAGGACGGTGCGCCTGCCCAGTCAGGCTGGGATGGTCAAACCGCTGCCCCTGCACAGCCAGACTGGGAGGACGAGCACTGGGATGAGGAAGGGTCCCAGGTAGGGCAAGTGCAGGACACAGAGACTAACTGGGCCAATGATGCGGCCCAGGATTGGGAGGCGGAGTCAGAGCCGCCTCAATGGGAGGAGCTTCAGAGT aATGAAGCCCCAACGGTGACAAATGGCTCCTCAGATACAGAGCTTCCTCCATCTGTTCTCTTTAAG GTGAAAACAATGCACGACTACAGTGCAACAGACAGTGATGAACTTGACCTGAAGGCTGGTGACATTGTGCTTGTGCTTCCCTTTGCCAACCCAGATGAAGCG GATGATGGCTGGTTAATGGGTGTAAAAGAGTCCCACTGGCTTCAGAACAAAAACCTCCTAGCAAAAGGAGTCTTCCCTGAAAACTTCACCCAGAAACTGTGA
- the bin1b gene encoding myc box-dependent-interacting protein 1b isoform X16 — MAEVGKGVNAGKLASNVQKRLTRAQEKVMQKLGKADETKDTAFEEQVANFNKQMNEGTKLQKDLKAYLLAVKTMHECSKRLHDCLAEMYDPEWFGKEEVDSIAEDTDLLWQDFHEKLLDNAVISMDAYLAQFPDIKARIAKRERKLVDFDSARHHFASVQKGKKKDEAKIAKPLALVEKAAPVWAQGILTAHQIAQTNLTRNQAEEDLGRAQKVFEEINYDLQEELPTLWNSRVGLYVNTFRSVSGLEETFHRDMGKLNQNLSDIMTKLEEQRVAKKGVTTASTGKSDDAANHNQETSDAPKSPSKPREVPPVSRPPRPASSQEVKPDKIINLFEDAEVSDSNTTTQPEQPAHSPAVSPSQRWDSDNEADAQPHGQPYAAPEWDDDVTPAVQSYEPPSWDEQDGAPAQSGWDGQTAAPAQPDWEDEHWDEEGSQNEAPTVTNGSSDTELPPSVLFKVKTMHDYSATDSDELDLKAGDIVLVLPFANPDEADDGWLMGVKESHWLQNKNLLAKGVFPENFTQKL; from the exons GTGATGCAGAAACTGGGAAAGGCGGATGAAACCAAAGACACAGCCTTTGAGGAGCAAGTAGCCAACTTTAACAAACAGATG AACGAGGGCACCAAACTGCAGAAAGACTTGAAAGCGTATTTGCTGGCAGTCAAAA CAATGCACGAGTGTTCCAAGCGTCTGCACGACTGTCTGGCAGAAATGTATGACCCTGAGTGGTTTGGCAAAGAGGAGGTGGACTCCATCGCAGAG GACACTGACCTCCTGTGGCAAGATTTCCACGAGAAGCTTTTGGACAATGCTGTAATTTCCATGGACGCATACTTGGCTCAGTTTCCAGATATAAAG GCTCGCATTGCAAAGCGTGAAAGGAAGCTGGTGGACTTTGACAGTGCCAGACATCATTTTGCCTCTGTACAAAAAGGCAAGAAAAAGGACGAGGCCAAAATTGCCAAG CCTCTGGCTCTGGTGGAAAAGGCTGCTCCTGTTTGGGCTCAGGGAATATTAACAGCACATCAGATCGCTCAAACTAACCTCACACGAAACCAG GCTGAGGAAGACTTGGGCAGAGCTCAGAAAGTGTTTGAGGAGATCAATTATGATCTCCAGGAGGAACTTCCCACCCTGTGGAACAG TCGTGTTGGCCTCTATGTTAACACATTCCGGAGTGTGTCTGGCCTGGAGGAAACATTTCACAGGGACATGGGCAAA CTGAACCAGAATCTGAGTGATATTATGACCAAACTGGAAGAGCAGCGTGTTGCCAA AAAAGGTGTCACGACAGCAAGCACTGGGAAGAG tgacgaTGCAGCAAACCACAATCAGGAGACGTCAGATGCACCTAAATCTCCATCAAAG CCCAGAGAAGTACCGCCGGTCTCTCGACCACCCAGACCGGCTTCATCTCAGGAGGTGAAACCGGACAAGATCATTAACCTGTTTGAGGATGCAGAAGTGTCTGACAGTAACACCACAACACAACCTGAACAG CCCGCTCACAGCCCCGCCGTCAGTCCCTCTCAGCGGTGGGATTCAGATAACGAAGCCGATGCGCAACCTCACGGTCAGCCGTATGCTGCTCCTGAATGGGATGATGATGTCACTCCTGCTGTCCAGTCGTATGAACCTCCTAGCTGGGACGAACAGGACGGTGCGCCTGCCCAGTCAGGCTGGGATGGTCAAACCGCTGCCCCTGCACAGCCAGACTGGGAGGACGAGCACTGGGATGAGGAAGGGTCCCAG aATGAAGCCCCAACGGTGACAAATGGCTCCTCAGATACAGAGCTTCCTCCATCTGTTCTCTTTAAG GTGAAAACAATGCACGACTACAGTGCAACAGACAGTGATGAACTTGACCTGAAGGCTGGTGACATTGTGCTTGTGCTTCCCTTTGCCAACCCAGATGAAGCG GATGATGGCTGGTTAATGGGTGTAAAAGAGTCCCACTGGCTTCAGAACAAAAACCTCCTAGCAAAAGGAGTCTTCCCTGAAAACTTCACCCAGAAACTGTGA